In Gossypium arboreum isolate Shixiya-1 chromosome 5, ASM2569848v2, whole genome shotgun sequence, a single genomic region encodes these proteins:
- the LOC108450792 gene encoding (+)-delta-cadinene synthase isozyme XC14-like, producing the protein MASQVSQKLSSSPFSSNKDEMRPKPNIPPPSIWGDVFLNCPYKNIDAETEKHHQQLKEEVRKMIVAPMANSTQKLPFIDSVQRLGVSYHFTKEIEDELENIYHNDNDAENDLYTTSLRFRLLREHGFNVSCEVFNKFKDEQGNFKSSVTSDVRGLLELYEASYMRVHGEDILDEAISFTTNHLSLVVASLDYPLSEQVSHALKQSIRRGLPRVEARHYLSVYQDIESHNKSLLEFAKIDFNMLQLLHRKEISEICRWWKDLDFKRKLPYARDRVVECYFWILGVYFEPQYSLGRKMTTKVLAMTSHLDDTYDSYATYDELIIYRSAIERWEIKCIDQLPEYMKLNYKALLDVYEEMEQLVAEHGRQYCVEYAKNAMIQLLQFYFMEAKWALQNYKPSFEEFKANAVSSSGYAMLAITSFVGMGDMITPETFKWAVSNPKIIEASTIICRFTDDVTEHKFKHRREDEWSTIDYYMKEYGATAQEAYDVFNKHIESAWKDTNQEFLKPREMPTEVLNRSLNLSRVMDVLDKDGDGYTHVTKLIKDAITSLLIEPITL; encoded by the exons ATGGCTTCACAAGTTTCTCAAAAGCTTTCTTCATCACCCTTTTCTTCCAATAAGGATGAAATGCGTCCCAAACCCAATATTCCGCCGCCCAGCATTTGGGGAGATGTCTTCCTCAATTGTCCCTACAAG AATATTGATGCTGAAACTGAAAAACACCACCAACAATTGAAAGAAGAAGTGAGGAAGATGATTGTAGCACCAATGGCTAATTCAACCCAAAAGTTACCCTTCATTGATTCAGTCCAAAGATTGGGTGTGAGTTACCATTTCACGAAGGAGATCGAAGATGAACTAGAGAACATCTACCACAACGACAATGATGCCGAGAACGACCTCTACACTACATCTCTTCGATTCCGACTACTCCGGGAGCATGGATTCAATGTTTCATGCG AGGTCTTCAACAAGTTTAAAGACGAGCAAGGGAATTTCAAGTCATCCGTGACAAGCGATGTTCGAGGATTGTTGGAACTTTACGAAGCCTCCTATATGAGGGTTCATGGGGAAGATATATTGGATGAAGCAATTTCTTTCACCACCAACCATTTAAGCCTTGTTGTAGCATCTTTGGACTACCCTTTGTCCGAACAGGTTTCTCATGCTTTGAAACAATCAATTCGAAGAGGCTTACCAAGGGTTGAGGCAAGGCACTATCTTTCAGTATACCAAGATATTGAGTCCCATAATAAGTCTTTGTTGGAGTTTGCTAAGATCGATTTCAACATGTTACAACTTTTGCATAGGAAAGAGATAAGTGAGATTTGTAG gtGGTGGAAGGATTTAGACTTTAAAAGAAAGTTGCCATATGCAAGAGATAGAGTGGTTGAATGCTATTTTTGGATCTTGGGAGTGTACTTTGAGCCTCAATATTCACTTGGTAGAAAGATGACGACAAAAGTGCTAGCAATGACATCTCATTTAGATGATACATATGACTCATATGCAACTTATGATGAGCTCATTATCTATAGAAGTGCTATTGAGAG GTGGGAAATCAAATGCATAGATCAACTTCCAGAATATATGAAATTGAACTACAAAGCACTATTagatgtttatgaagaaatggaACAACTGGTGGCTGAGCACGGGAGACAATATTGTGTCGAATATGCGAAAAATGCA ATGATACAACTTCTTCAATTCTACTTTATGGAGGCCAAATGGGCTCTTCAAAACTACAAACCATCGTTCGAAGAATTTAAGGCTAATGCAGTGTCATCTAGTGGTTATGCCATGCTTGCTATCACATCTTTCGTCGGTATGGGAGATATGATAACACCAGAGACCTTTAAATGGGCAGTTAGTAACCCTAAAATCATTGAAGCTTCCACAATTATTTGTCGGTTTACGGATGATGTTACTGAACATAAG TTCAAGCATAGGAGAGAAGATGAATGGTCAACAATTGACTATTACATGAAAGAATATGGCGCAACAGCACAAGAGGCATACGATGTATTCAACAAGCATATCGAGAGTGCTTGGAAAGATACGAATCAAGAGTTTCTGAAACCAAGAGAAATGCCAACAGAGGTTTTGAATCGTAGCCTAAACCTTTCAAGGGTAATGGATGTGTTAGACAAGGATGGAGATGGTTATACACATGTTACTAAGCTGATTAAAGATGCAATCACTTCATTGTTGATTGAGCCCATCACACTTTGA